DNA from Methanomassiliicoccus luminyensis B10:
GACCGCCGATACCGTCATCGTCATACCAAACGACAAGCTGCTGGAGATCTGCCCGAGGCTGGCGCTCAACGCCGCCTTCAAGGTCGCTGACGAAGTGCTGGTCAGGGCCATCAAGGGCATTACCGAGCTCATCACCAAGCCCGGGCTGGTGAACCTCGACTTCAACGACCTCAAGACCATCATGAAGGGCGCCGGCGTGGCCATGATCGGCCTGGGAGAGGGGGACGACGATGACAGGGTCGAGCACGCCATCAACGAGGCCATCAACTCGCCCATGATCGACGTGGACGTCTCTGACGCCACCGGCGCCCTTGTCAACGTCACCGGCGGGGACAACATGAGCATCTCCGAGGCCGAGAAGGTCGCGGAGATCATCCAGTCCAGGATATCGCCCAACGCCCGCATCATATGGGGCGCCGCGGTGGACCCCAGCCTCAAGGACACCGTCAGGGTGATGGTCGTGATCACCGGCGTCAAGTCGAAGAACATCATTGGTCCCACGAGGCAGGACCGGAGCGCCAAGGCGGTTGACGTCGACTTTATTAAGTAGATGGGTCTAACCTAACGAACGCAGCGCCTACTGAGAGCGTGTGAAGATGGACGTTGTTGAGAAGTCCTGGGAAGTCCAAAAGGACATCGAGGAGCGGGTAAAGAAGATCGGCAAGGGCAAGTACGGCCGCGTCATCAAGATGGCGCGCCGCCCTTCCACCGAGGAGTACGTCAAGATCATCCAGATCACCGCGCTGGGCCTGGTGGCCATCGGCGGCCTGGGGTTCCTCATCTATTGGCTGATGACGTACCTTCCAGGATACTTCACCTAAACATTTCAGGATTGATGCAAATGAAAGATGATTTACAGGCTGTCCCGACGGTCTCGGGAGGCAACGCGATGCTTGCGTTCATCGGAAAGGGCTCCGAGGCCAAGGTCCCCGCGTCCAGCATGACCAGCTGGAGCTTTCAGCTGAAGGGGAAGGAGGCGAGCAAGAAGAAGGTCAGGATGAAGGTCTCCCTCGACCTCCAGCCCGCCGACGCCGCGGAGTGGAGCATCCGCCTCTTCGACGCCGCGGGGGGCTCGCTGTTCGACAATCACAGCTCCCAGTCCACCCCCGAGTTCGAGTTCTACCTGGAGGGTTCCAAGGCCAAGGAGCTGAAGCTGGAGGCCCACGCCCCCATCGGAGCGGCCTACCAGGACAAGATCCTCATAGGCCTGGAGGCCTGCCTGGTGGAGGCGCCGTCGGAGTGCGACCGCCTCGCCTTCTCGGCAGAGGCCAGGCAGTCAATCCTCGCGCTCAAGACCTCCATCGGTCATGAGAAGGACGTCGCCGACGGCATCGCCAGCCGCGCCAAGGCCGGGAAGTCGGACATCGCCGCCATCCTGGCCCCCACCAACCTCAGGGGCTACGTGCTCATCGAGGGCATGAACACCGACAAGCTGAGGGAGGCGGTGAAGGGCGTCCGCAAGGCACACAGTTTCGTTGAGGGAGAGATGAACTTCTCCGAGATAGACCATTACCTCGCCCCCAAGCCCCTCGTGTCGGGCATCATGGAAGGCGACGTGGTCGAGCTCGTGGCGGGACCGTTCAAGGGCGAGAAGGCCCGGGTCCAGCAGATAGACGAGGCCAAGGAGGAGATCACCGTGGAGCTGTTCGAAGCGATGGTTCCCATCCCGGTAACGGTCAGAGGAGATCACGTAAGGGTTCTCGAGAAAGAAAGGTGAGTTTATGGCAGATACTGTTGAAGTGCTAGTTGAAGGCGGCAAGGCCACCCCCGGCCAGCCCCTGGGTCCCGCCCTGGGCCCCCTGGGCGTGAACATACCCAAGATAGTTCAGGAGATAAACGCCAAGACCAAGGTGTTCGACGGGATGAAGGTCCCGGTCAAGATCATCATCGATTCCAAGACCAAGAACTTCGACATCAAGGTCGGCACCCCTCCCACTTCCTCGCTGGTAAGCAAGGAGCTGGGCATCGAGAAGGGCTCCGGCTCTCCCAAGGCCACCAAGGTCGGCAACCTGAGCATCGCCCAGGCCATCAAGGTCGCGCAGATGAAGGAGTCCTCCCTCATGGGCA
Protein-coding regions in this window:
- a CDS encoding 50S ribosomal protein L11, which translates into the protein MADTVEVLVEGGKATPGQPLGPALGPLGVNIPKIVQEINAKTKVFDGMKVPVKIIIDSKTKNFDIKVGTPPTSSLVSKELGIEKGSGSPKATKVGNLSIAQAIKVAQMKESSLMGKDLKMRVLEVAGTCTSMGVTIDGQEPKVFREAVLAGKYDQSFAQ
- a CDS encoding transcription elongation factor Spt5; this translates as MLAFIGKGSEAKVPASSMTSWSFQLKGKEASKKKVRMKVSLDLQPADAAEWSIRLFDAAGGSLFDNHSSQSTPEFEFYLEGSKAKELKLEAHAPIGAAYQDKILIGLEACLVEAPSECDRLAFSAEARQSILALKTSIGHEKDVADGIASRAKAGKSDIAAILAPTNLRGYVLIEGMNTDKLREAVKGVRKAHSFVEGEMNFSEIDHYLAPKPLVSGIMEGDVVELVAGPFKGEKARVQQIDEAKEEITVELFEAMVPIPVTVRGDHVRVLEKER
- a CDS encoding protein translocase SEC61 complex subunit gamma, with protein sequence MDVVEKSWEVQKDIEERVKKIGKGKYGRVIKMARRPSTEEYVKIIQITALGLVAIGGLGFLIYWLMTYLPGYFT